The region CGATGATCGTTGGCCACCACCGTTCGGCCTGCGCCGCTGCCGTGGGGTCCATCAGCTGGTGCTGGAGGGCCGCTCGGAGGTCCGCAAGCTGCCGGTAGGTGCGGCGGCGCAGGGCCGAGCGGCCGTGGCGGACTCCGGCCAGCGACCTGGACACGTACTCCGAGACCGCATCCACCGCGTCGGCGAATCTGCTCGGCAGCGCCGGGCCACGGTTCAGCGGCCGCAGCAAGAAGCCGACGACAAGGACGATCGCGCAGCCGACGATCGTGTCGATGAGCCGGACCGTGGAGAGGAAGTGCTCGCTCTGGCTCATCTGCAACAGGACCAACGCCGTCACAACCGCGCTGAACAGGCCGTAGTGGCGACTGAGCGCGGTGGGCAGTTTGGCGGCTAGCGCGACGACGAACGGCAGCAGCCACCAGCCGGTCGGCACGAGCATGAGCAGCGCCAGCGCGATGAGCACGCCTATGACCGAGCCGAGCGCGCGCAGCACGGTGCGGGCAAAGACCGAGCCGGAGTTCGGTTTGAGCACCAACGCGACGGTCAGGGCGATCCAGTAAGGCTCGTCCAGGCCCGCGACCAGCCCGATTCCTTCCGCGAGCGCCAGGCACAGCACCATCCGGCACACCTGCGCCCAGGTGGATCGGCCGAACGAAAGCTGGAGGCGCTCGTGCTGTTCACCGGAAGGCTGGGGGAGTTCCGCGCGCCGGAACGCGGTGATCAGCTCGGCGATGCCTTGGTCGAGGGCGCGTACCAGTTGCGACTCGTCGGCGCCGGGCTGGTACGGCGGCGGGACATCACCGGTCCGCATGCAACGCGCCAACGTGCGCAGCGCTTCGCGAGCCCGGTCGGGCGGCTGCTTTCCTGCGTGCGCCAAGGAAACCGAGGCTTCGACGATCGGCGTGGCGAACGTGTAGACGAGGTAAAGGCGGTCGCGCACGCGGCTGCGCGCCATCGAACCGTCGCCCACGAGGACATCGTGCGCGTTGTCGAGCGCTTTCGTCAGGTTCTGCCGCGCGGTGATCGGAGATTCGCCGTCGAACATGCGCAGCGTGGCCTCGAAGATCGCCGCGACCGCGCCGCGGGCCGGGGCCGTGCCGTGAAACGGCCAGGTGGCGGCGACCATCGCGAGCAGCAGGAATTCACCCACGAAGAACCACCAGACTTGCGCGCCCAGCGATAACGACACCGACTTCTGCCCGGTCGCCACCACGCAGAACGTCAGCATGTGCGCGCCGCCGGACGACCACAGGTCACCCATCCTGCTGGACAGGACCGACGGCACCGAAACCGCGAGCACCACCGCCGCGGCCCACCACGGGCCCGCCGCGGCAGCCCCGGCCGCGAACCCGAGCGCGCCGAGGATCGCGGCCAGCCCCACCCGGCGCAGGCGGTAGCGGTACGAGCCGGTCAGGTCCGAGAAGCTGGCGCACAGCGCGCCGACCGAGGCGAGCACCGCCTCGTCCATCCGGCCGGTGAGCAGGCCGACGACTTGCGGGGCGCCGACCGCGACGCTGGCCGCGCACGCGCGCGTCCAGTCGGCCGGGATCGGCATCGGGCGCAGCATCCGCAGCAGCCAGGACGGCAGCAAAAGCCTGGGGAGCGCTTCGGTCGTCACACGCACATCCCTTTCGGTGACCGGGGACACGCGCTCCACGCCGAGCGGCATTGGGATCTGGACTCGATTGTCGCGTGGCGACCACCGTCGCACCCCCGAACGCCACCGGCGTCACACCTTGCGTTCGATCACATCCCGATCTCGTGCCCCAACATCGTCGTTCAGAGCTGCGATTCTCAGCACGTTCGAGGAGCGCGCCCTCCCGGGTTGCCGCCACGTATCGGCCACCGGAATGCGTTGGCAGCTAACGGAAAGTCGGGTGAAGACACACCGATTGCGCGAGCCGCAGACGGTTTCCGGCAGCCTGCCCCAACGCATCCAGAGTGGACCTTTAGGCGATGGCGCGGAGGATCTTGGCGGCCATCGACGTGGCGATCAGCCAGAACAGCGCCGCAATGCCGTAGTTGAGCAGTACCGCGAGCTTCGGGTCGTCCGGCGTGAATAAGTCCTGGAAACCCAGCGCCAGCGGATCCGCCCACTTCGCCATGAACCGGGTG is a window of Saccharopolyspora phatthalungensis DNA encoding:
- a CDS encoding FUSC family protein, with translation MTTEALPRLLLPSWLLRMLRPMPIPADWTRACAASVAVGAPQVVGLLTGRMDEAVLASVGALCASFSDLTGSYRYRLRRVGLAAILGALGFAAGAAAAGPWWAAAVVLAVSVPSVLSSRMGDLWSSGGAHMLTFCVVATGQKSVSLSLGAQVWWFFVGEFLLLAMVAATWPFHGTAPARGAVAAIFEATLRMFDGESPITARQNLTKALDNAHDVLVGDGSMARSRVRDRLYLVYTFATPIVEASVSLAHAGKQPPDRAREALRTLARCMRTGDVPPPYQPGADESQLVRALDQGIAELITAFRRAELPQPSGEQHERLQLSFGRSTWAQVCRMVLCLALAEGIGLVAGLDEPYWIALTVALVLKPNSGSVFARTVLRALGSVIGVLIALALLMLVPTGWWLLPFVVALAAKLPTALSRHYGLFSAVVTALVLLQMSQSEHFLSTVRLIDTIVGCAIVLVVGFLLRPLNRGPALPSRFADAVDAVSEYVSRSLAGVRHGRSALRRRTYRQLADLRAALQHQLMDPTAAAQAERWWPTIIVLERVVDAATEKAVLDGPQDLQEAQRLVSAMRTMTRQLRTTRVSPSELRGELERIYADVAGP